The Longimicrobium sp. genome segment ACATCGCGGCGCTGGGGGACCGGTAGGAGGGGAATGGGGAATGGGGAATGGGGGGGTACGGCCCGCCGCGAGAGTTCGTGGCGGGCCGGATGCGTTGGTGCGCTGCGGGGTCCCCCTCTCCCCGGCCCTCTCCCCCGCAAGCGGGGGAAAGGGTGCACTCCGCCTGTAACCCGGCATCTGTGGCAGGGGCGGGGTTTATCGCGCCCTCGCCTTCGCTTCCGCGACCCCTGCCACCCGCACCCCAATCCTCGTAGGGGCAGCCCCACGTGGCTGCCCGTGCTTTCCGCCACTCCGTGGCTTGATGTTGGGTACGGATCACCACGCGGCGCTGTGCTTCACGCGATCCCCCGCCCCACCTCGCGGAGGCCGTCCAGGAGGCGGTCCAGGTGCTCGTCGGCGGTGTGGGGGTTGATCAGGGTCACGCGGAGGACGCGGCGGCCGTTGAGGACGGTGGTGGTGATCCAGCCGGCGCCGCTCTCGTTGTAGCGGCGGCGGAGCTCGGACTGGAAGTCATCGCCGCGCTCGGGGAGGTGGCGGAAGCAGAGGATGTTGGACTCCGGCGCGTGCTCCGGCTCGAAGTCCGGGGCGGCGGCCAGTTTGGCGTGCAGCGAGTGCGTGGCGCGCACCGTCGTCTCCAGCAGGGCCGCGAAGTGGTCCGCGCCGTGGTGCTGGAGCGCGATCCACAGCTTCAGCGCGTCGAAGCGGCGCGAGCATTGGAGCGTCATCCGCCCCGCGTCCCAGGAGCGGTCGTCGCCAGGGCGTGTGTGGAAGAGGTACGGCGCCTTCTGCCGGAACGCGGCGTCGAGGTGGCGGCGATCGCGCACCAGCACGGCGCCGGTGGACATCGGCATCCACATCATCTTGTGCGGGTCCCAGGCGATGGAGTCCGCGCGCTCGATGCCGCGCACCAGGTGCCGCAGCCCGTCCGAGAGCAGGAACGACGCGCCGTGGGCGCCATCCACGTGCATCCACACGCCCTCGCGCGCGCACACGTCCGCGATCTCGTCCAGCGGGTCGAAGAGGCCCGTGGCGGTGCTGCCGGCCGTCGCGCTCACGGCGAAGGGGATGCGCCCCTCGCGCTTCAGCGTGCGGAGCGCGTCGTGGAGCGCCGCGGGATCCATCTTCCCGCCGCGGTCCGCGACGGAGACGACGGCCTCGCTCCCCAGCCCCATTAACCCCGCGGTGCGCTCCACCGAGTAGTGCGAGTGGCCGGATACGAGGAGGACCGCGCGCTCCGCATCTGCGGTGCGCGCGATTCCGTCCGTCCAGCTTCCGGGAAAGCGTGCCTCGCGGGCGGCGAGAAGGCCCGTAAGGTTCGCCACGCTCCCGCCCGAGACGAGCGTCCCCTCCGCCGTGGCGGGGAAGCCGGCGGCGGACACCAGCCAGCGCATCACCTGCGCCTCTACCAGCGTGCCCGTCGGGGACATCTCCCACACGGCGAGCGACTGGTTGAGGAGCGACGCGAGCGCATCCGCCAGCACCGCGTGCGGGAGCGGCGGCGCCACCTGGTGGC includes the following:
- a CDS encoding pyridoxal-dependent decarboxylase, which encodes MSTHTETNTGALTAAETLREHGHRLIDQMADYLATVDERPVSTPHAPGDLARRFAEPLPRDGRPAGEVWDDVWENVVGDAIHFANPMYMGHQVAPPLPHAVLADALASLLNQSLAVWEMSPTGTLVEAQVMRWLVSAAGFPATAEGTLVSGGSVANLTGLLAAREARFPGSWTDGIARTADAERAVLLVSGHSHYSVERTAGLMGLGSEAVVSVADRGGKMDPAALHDALRTLKREGRIPFAVSATAGSTATGLFDPLDEIADVCAREGVWMHVDGAHGASFLLSDGLRHLVRGIERADSIAWDPHKMMWMPMSTGAVLVRDRRHLDAAFRQKAPYLFHTRPGDDRSWDAGRMTLQCSRRFDALKLWIALQHHGADHFAALLETTVRATHSLHAKLAAAPDFEPEHAPESNILCFRHLPERGDDFQSELRRRYNESGAGWITTTVLNGRRVLRVTLINPHTADEHLDRLLDGLREVGRGIA